A stretch of Episyrphus balteatus chromosome 2, idEpiBalt1.1, whole genome shotgun sequence DNA encodes these proteins:
- the LOC129910180 gene encoding farnesol dehydrogenase-like, with product MERWQNRVAIVTGASSGIGAAIVKDLVKAGLKVVGLARRVERIEGLKASLSAEQQKRLFSVQCDVTSEISVNQAFDWIIEKLGGVDILVNNAGIVRPGKLATMDIPLVREVIDTNIMGVVLATKRAFQNMKDRKFDGHVVIINSIVGHSIPCFPTLVDLNIYPASKYAVTAITEIYRQEFKGFGTKVKITSVSPGLVKTEITEGFDAAPILSPEDISSGVMFAISTPPHVQVHELTIKPVGENM from the exons ATGGAACGTTGGCAAAATCGTGTTGCAATCGTTACAGGAGCAAGTTCCGGTATTGGTGCAGCAATTGTCAAAGACTTGGTCAAGGCTGGTTTGAAAGTTGTTGGTTTAGCTAGACGAGTTGAACGAATTGAAGGGTTGAAAGCCAGCCTTTCAGCCGAACAGCAGAAACGACTTTTTTCAGTGCAATGTGATGTGACAAGTGAGATTTCGGTAAATCAGGCTTTCGATTGGATAATTGAGAAACTTGGAGGTGTTGATATTTTGGTCAATAATGCTGGCATTGTACGACCTGGTAAATTAGCAACCATGGATATTCCACTTGTTAGGGAAGTCATTGATACGAATATTATGGGAGTTGTATTGGCCACTAAGAGGgcatttcaaaatatgaaagatCGAAAATTCGATGGACATGTTGTCATTATTAATAGCATTGTTGGGCATAGTATTCCTTGTTTTCCAACTTTGGTCGATTTGAATATTTATCCAGCTTCGAAGTATGCAGTTACAGCTATTACCGAAATCTATCGTCAGGAATTTAAGGGTTTCGGaacaaaagttaaaattacG AGTGTCAGCCCAGGATTGGTTAAAACAGAAATCACTGAGGGTTTTGATGCAGCACCAATATTGAGCCCTGAGGATATCTCAAGTGGTGTAATGTTTGCTATATCAACACCTCCCCATGTACAAGTTCATGAATTGACAATAAAACCAGTGGGGGAGAATATGTGA